In Achromobacter xylosoxidans A8, a single window of DNA contains:
- a CDS encoding branched-chain amino acid ABC transporter permease, with protein MNVYLLQIINGIGVGMLYFLLAVGLSIVFGLLRFVNFAHGAFYLLGAYFCFQAIQWGLNFWLALAIVPLLVGAFAWVTEKVLLRHVYAQAHEFHILITVGLALVLQELVIVIWGPIGDNVAAPSALQGVVMWGSFIYPKYRLFVIGFTAVFSLLLWYVLEGTRLGSAVRAGSESTEMVSMLGINVFRMFSLVFALGAATAALAGVLAAPIRGVEPFMGIEALGIAFVIVVVGGMGSFFGALVGGLLIGVVQSVMSTLWPEGARLMIYVAMAAVLLLRPHGLMGRG; from the coding sequence ATGAACGTCTATCTCCTCCAGATCATCAATGGGATCGGGGTAGGCATGCTGTACTTCCTTTTGGCAGTCGGCCTGTCCATCGTCTTCGGTCTGTTGCGCTTCGTGAACTTCGCCCACGGGGCGTTCTATCTGCTGGGCGCCTACTTCTGCTTCCAGGCCATCCAGTGGGGCCTGAACTTCTGGCTGGCGCTGGCCATCGTGCCGCTGCTGGTGGGGGCATTCGCCTGGGTGACTGAAAAAGTGCTGCTGCGCCACGTCTACGCACAGGCGCACGAGTTCCACATCCTGATCACCGTGGGCCTGGCGCTGGTATTGCAGGAATTGGTCATCGTCATCTGGGGCCCGATAGGCGACAACGTCGCCGCGCCGTCCGCGTTGCAGGGCGTGGTCATGTGGGGCAGCTTCATCTATCCCAAGTACCGCCTGTTCGTGATCGGTTTCACCGCGGTCTTCTCGCTGCTGCTCTGGTACGTGCTGGAAGGCACGCGGCTGGGCAGCGCGGTGCGCGCCGGCAGCGAATCCACCGAAATGGTGTCCATGCTGGGCATCAACGTGTTCCGCATGTTCAGCCTGGTGTTCGCGCTGGGCGCGGCGACCGCGGCCCTGGCAGGCGTGCTGGCCGCGCCGATCCGCGGCGTGGAGCCCTTCATGGGCATCGAGGCGCTGGGCATCGCCTTCGTCATCGTGGTGGTGGGCGGCATGGGCAGCTTCTTCGGCGCGCTGGTCGGCGGCCTGCTTATCGGCGTGGTGCAGAGCGTAATGAGCACATTGTGGCCGGAAGGCGCGCGGCTGATGATTTATGTGGCGATGGCGGCAGTGCTGCTGCTGCGTCCGCACGGCCTGATGGGGAGAGGATGA
- a CDS encoding ABC transporter substrate-binding protein: MNRRNLLKMAALGAVPGSLWAARSALAQADAIQFGCPVPMSGAFAANGKYADLGMKLALEQYGRALDRPLAYTVLDTEGKPATAVRKVQEISQQKGVKFFAGGILSSEALAMGKEVERAGGVFITTAGADEITGKDCNRATFRWSVPTFGAIEQTVRPLLEKLPNAKRWYTITPQYVFGDGLLGAAKAIFKEKGIEHVGNSYHSLTEKEFSGYLTNAMAAKPDVLLILNFGSQSSDTLRQAVSFGMKQNCTILVAWASGLEQFEGLGADLCEGVYFGAQYWHGIDSPLNKELVQLSRDKTRANPNYSLAGSYICTRIMLDAIARAGSADPAKVIAVMEGMAYEGLTGKEEIRKEDHQVLKNYYLLKGRAKKDMKDKDDYAEIVHSGRSFLPPAETGCKL, translated from the coding sequence TTGAATCGCCGCAACCTGCTGAAAATGGCCGCGCTTGGCGCGGTGCCCGGATCATTGTGGGCCGCCCGGTCCGCGTTGGCGCAAGCCGATGCCATCCAGTTCGGGTGTCCGGTGCCCATGTCGGGTGCTTTTGCCGCCAACGGCAAGTACGCCGACCTGGGTATGAAACTGGCGCTGGAACAGTACGGCCGCGCGCTGGACCGGCCGCTGGCCTACACCGTGCTGGACACCGAGGGCAAGCCGGCAACGGCGGTGCGCAAGGTGCAGGAAATCTCGCAACAGAAGGGCGTCAAGTTCTTCGCCGGAGGCATCCTGTCATCAGAGGCGCTGGCCATGGGCAAGGAAGTCGAGCGCGCCGGCGGCGTCTTCATCACCACCGCGGGCGCGGACGAAATCACCGGCAAGGATTGCAACCGCGCGACCTTCCGCTGGTCCGTACCCACCTTCGGCGCCATCGAACAGACCGTGCGCCCCTTGCTCGAAAAGCTGCCCAACGCCAAGCGCTGGTACACCATCACGCCGCAATACGTGTTCGGCGACGGCCTGCTCGGCGCGGCCAAGGCGATCTTCAAGGAAAAAGGCATCGAGCATGTGGGCAACAGCTACCACTCGCTGACCGAGAAGGAGTTCAGCGGCTACCTCACCAACGCCATGGCGGCCAAGCCGGACGTGCTGCTGATCCTGAATTTCGGCTCGCAGTCCTCGGACACGTTGCGCCAGGCCGTCAGCTTCGGCATGAAGCAGAACTGCACCATCCTGGTGGCCTGGGCGTCGGGCCTGGAACAGTTCGAAGGCCTGGGCGCCGACCTGTGCGAAGGCGTGTATTTCGGCGCGCAGTACTGGCACGGCATCGACTCGCCGCTGAACAAGGAACTGGTGCAGCTGTCCCGGGACAAGACGCGCGCCAATCCCAACTACAGCCTGGCGGGCTCCTACATCTGCACCCGCATCATGCTGGACGCCATCGCCCGGGCCGGCAGCGCCGACCCGGCCAAGGTCATCGCCGTGATGGAGGGCATGGCCTACGAAGGCCTGACGGGCAAGGAGGAAATCCGCAAGGAAGACCACCAGGTCCTGAAGAACTACTACCTGCTCAAGGGCCGCGCCAAGAAGGACATGAAGGACAAGGACGACTATGCCGAGATCGTGCATAGCGGCCGCTCTTTCCTGCCGCCCGCGGAGACCGGCTGCAAGCTGTAG
- a CDS encoding SDR family oxidoreductase: protein MFRADLFRGQRILVTGGGTGLGYAMAERLAALGASLHLWGRRAAVLEEAAAGLRERYGAEVHVQAVDIRDAEAVDAAVEAIWTGHGALTGLVNNAAGNFISPTEKLSPRGFNAIADTVFRGTFYTTQAVGKRWIAQGTGGAVLSIVVTWVWTGSPFVVPSAMSKAGIDAMTKSLAIEWGRHGIRLNAIAPGVIPTEGASARLRPKDQGADTQTQQNPMRRLGTGHDIGELAAFLLSPGYDWINGQTIALDGGDYLANGAYFKQYAEWSDADWAAARQAIEARTAQDKAQRSTEAS, encoded by the coding sequence ATGTTCCGCGCCGACCTGTTCCGTGGCCAGCGCATCCTCGTCACCGGCGGCGGCACCGGCCTGGGCTACGCCATGGCCGAGCGGCTGGCGGCGCTGGGCGCGTCGCTGCACCTTTGGGGGCGCCGCGCCGCCGTGCTGGAAGAAGCCGCCGCGGGCCTGCGCGAACGGTACGGCGCGGAGGTCCACGTCCAGGCGGTGGATATCCGCGATGCCGAGGCGGTGGACGCCGCCGTCGAAGCCATCTGGACCGGGCATGGCGCGCTGACCGGCCTGGTCAACAACGCCGCGGGGAACTTCATCAGCCCCACCGAGAAGCTCTCGCCGCGCGGCTTCAACGCCATCGCCGACACGGTGTTCCGCGGCACTTTCTACACCACCCAGGCCGTGGGCAAGCGCTGGATTGCGCAAGGCACGGGCGGGGCCGTGCTGTCTATCGTGGTGACCTGGGTCTGGACCGGTTCGCCCTTCGTGGTTCCCTCGGCCATGTCCAAGGCCGGCATAGACGCCATGACCAAGTCGCTGGCCATCGAATGGGGCCGCCACGGCATTCGCCTCAACGCCATCGCGCCGGGCGTGATTCCGACCGAAGGCGCCAGCGCGCGCCTGCGGCCCAAGGACCAGGGCGCTGACACCCAGACGCAGCAGAACCCGATGCGGCGTCTCGGCACCGGACACGACATAGGCGAACTCGCCGCTTTCCTGCTGAGTCCGGGCTACGACTGGATCAACGGCCAGACCATCGCGCTGGATGGCGGCGACTATCTGGCCAACGGCGCCTATTTCAAGCAGTACGCCGAATGGAGCGACGCCGACTGGGCTGCCGCGCGTCAGGCGATCGAAGCGCGCACCGCGCAGGACAAGGCGCAGCGCAGCACGGAGGCCTCATGA
- a CDS encoding FadR/GntR family transcriptional regulator, translating to MAFNSHDLQAAGASSPPKRSDLVAEEIKRLITAKNLLPGDKLPRESELQSMFSVSKSTMREALKSLEVQGLVKVSTGPGGGGTVVEVPLDRTFQLMQNYLFFKEVRIEDIYQVRKLLEPELAASAVPFLTEAHFAALEENIACCDPSAEHVDDPLAQRQEEINFHDIFAAACPNPFLRFSCEMTNEMIRQLTVFDNEMPLSEQQRFGSANAGFHRKILAAARERDVEQVRDLMSGHMQDAMRSVKRMHGKLEGRLILDSEMSRRNVTRKARRGGSKKA from the coding sequence ATGGCGTTCAACAGTCATGACCTACAAGCCGCGGGCGCGTCGAGTCCGCCCAAGCGCAGCGACCTGGTCGCCGAGGAGATCAAGCGGCTGATCACGGCCAAGAACCTGTTGCCAGGCGACAAGCTGCCGCGCGAGAGCGAGTTGCAAAGCATGTTCTCGGTCAGCAAGAGCACCATGCGCGAAGCGCTCAAATCGCTGGAGGTGCAGGGACTGGTGAAGGTCAGCACCGGACCGGGCGGCGGCGGCACCGTGGTCGAGGTGCCGCTGGACCGCACTTTCCAGCTGATGCAGAACTACCTTTTCTTCAAGGAAGTGCGGATCGAGGACATCTACCAGGTGCGCAAGCTGCTGGAGCCCGAACTGGCAGCCAGCGCCGTGCCCTTCCTGACAGAGGCGCATTTCGCCGCGCTGGAGGAAAACATCGCCTGCTGCGATCCGTCCGCAGAACATGTGGACGATCCGCTGGCACAGCGCCAGGAAGAGATCAATTTCCACGACATCTTCGCCGCGGCCTGCCCCAATCCGTTCCTGCGGTTCAGCTGCGAGATGACCAACGAAATGATCCGGCAACTGACCGTGTTCGACAACGAGATGCCGTTGTCCGAACAGCAGCGCTTCGGCAGCGCCAACGCGGGTTTCCACCGCAAGATCCTGGCGGCGGCGCGCGAGCGCGACGTCGAACAGGTGCGCGACCTGATGAGCGGGCACATGCAGGACGCGATGCGCTCGGTCAAGCGCATGCACGGCAAGCTCGAGGGCCGGTTGATCCTGGACTCCGAGATGTCGCGGCGCAACGTCACGCGCAAGGCTCGGCGCGGCGGCAGCAAGAAGGCCTGA
- a CDS encoding LysR family transcriptional regulator, whose amino-acid sequence MPALPALDLNLIQLFVTIVDAGTLSEAAVRHGVTRSHVSRNLQKLERAFGAQLIRRSTRRLELTQQGSVLYEHGARMAREVESARHALQKLGSEPAGHVRLSIPTGLGELDQLRPLLVSFALRHPSLTLRVLFSNRVSDLISSEIDVALRVMTTPPQDYVARALGDVKWVLCAAPSYLEQFGAPAHPRDLARLHFLGPPDPRPLVTLRLRRKDQLHEAKLAPRLQSEYFPFLAQAARAGAGVALLPAYVVYADIAAGRLTPVLPAYQAMGPGDKLFILTTPNPYPSTAQRAVVDFLRTELTALLRHFLA is encoded by the coding sequence ATGCCCGCCCTGCCCGCGTTGGATCTCAATCTGATACAGCTGTTCGTCACCATCGTCGACGCGGGCACGCTGAGCGAAGCGGCGGTGCGCCACGGCGTGACCCGTTCGCACGTCAGCCGCAACCTGCAGAAGCTGGAACGGGCTTTCGGCGCCCAGCTCATCCGGCGCAGCACCCGCAGGCTGGAACTGACGCAGCAAGGCTCGGTGCTGTATGAACACGGCGCGCGCATGGCGCGCGAGGTCGAATCCGCCCGCCACGCCCTGCAGAAGCTGGGCTCGGAACCGGCGGGCCATGTCCGGCTCAGCATTCCCACCGGGCTGGGCGAGCTGGACCAATTGCGCCCGCTGCTGGTGAGTTTCGCCCTGCGCCATCCCTCGCTGACCCTGCGCGTGCTGTTTTCCAACCGGGTGAGCGACCTGATTTCCTCGGAAATCGATGTGGCGTTGCGGGTGATGACCACCCCGCCCCAGGATTACGTGGCGCGCGCGCTCGGCGACGTCAAATGGGTGCTGTGCGCGGCGCCCTCTTATCTGGAACAATTCGGCGCGCCGGCCCATCCGCGCGACCTTGCGCGCCTGCACTTCCTCGGTCCGCCCGATCCCAGGCCCCTGGTCACGCTGCGCCTGCGCCGCAAGGACCAGCTGCACGAGGCCAAGCTCGCGCCGCGGCTGCAATCGGAGTATTTCCCGTTCCTGGCCCAGGCCGCGCGCGCCGGCGCGGGCGTGGCGCTGCTGCCCGCCTATGTGGTGTACGCGGACATCGCGGCGGGCCGCCTGACGCCCGTGCTCCCCGCCTACCAAGCCATGGGGCCGGGCGACAAGCTGTTCATCCTGACCACGCCCAATCCCTACCCCTCGACCGCGCAGCGCGCGGTGGTCGATTTCCTGCGCACGGAGCTGACCGCGCTGCTGCGCCATTTCCTGGCATAG
- a CDS encoding Bug family tripartite tricarboxylate transporter substrate binding protein: MAYRLNHRLRRIAAATIFALAGPSAVLAAFPDKPVKLVVPYTPGGSADQLSRVLAEGMSRDLGQPVVVENKPGANTMIAATQVARSAPDGYTVFLASNASMVLNPMLYQRIAYDAARDFRVLGIAAELPLVVVANNEVPAGSLAEFVTYAKAQPGKLNYASVGIGNPLQLATELLKSRTGMDVAHIPYNGSAPALTSLMGNDTQLMVDVVSTSLPLVRERKIKALAVTTAERLAVLPEVPTVAESGFPGFRAATWFGLAVPRAVPQAEAQRLQAALDKVLKDPAFRGRFEPLGLVIQAPRSQADVDAYVQEDRQRWGAVIESNHIKLD; this comes from the coding sequence ATGGCATACAGACTGAACCACAGGCTGCGTCGCATCGCGGCCGCAACGATCTTCGCGCTCGCGGGCCCTTCCGCCGTGTTGGCGGCGTTTCCGGACAAGCCGGTCAAACTGGTCGTGCCGTACACGCCAGGAGGATCCGCCGACCAATTGTCGCGGGTGTTGGCCGAGGGCATGTCGCGCGACCTCGGGCAACCCGTGGTCGTGGAGAACAAGCCCGGCGCCAACACCATGATCGCCGCCACCCAGGTAGCGCGATCCGCACCTGACGGCTATACGGTTTTTCTCGCCAGCAACGCCAGCATGGTGCTCAATCCCATGCTCTACCAGCGCATCGCCTATGACGCCGCCCGCGACTTCCGCGTGCTCGGCATCGCGGCCGAATTGCCGCTGGTGGTGGTGGCCAACAACGAGGTGCCGGCCGGCTCGTTGGCTGAATTCGTCACCTATGCCAAGGCGCAGCCTGGCAAGCTGAACTACGCCTCCGTGGGCATCGGCAATCCGCTGCAGTTGGCGACCGAACTGCTGAAATCACGCACCGGCATGGACGTGGCGCATATCCCGTACAACGGCAGCGCGCCCGCGCTGACCTCACTGATGGGCAACGACACGCAACTCATGGTGGACGTGGTCAGCACGTCGCTGCCGCTGGTGCGGGAACGCAAGATCAAGGCACTGGCCGTCACCACCGCGGAAAGGCTGGCCGTGCTGCCGGAGGTGCCGACCGTGGCGGAAAGCGGCTTTCCGGGATTCCGCGCCGCCACCTGGTTTGGCCTGGCCGTGCCGCGCGCCGTGCCGCAGGCCGAGGCGCAGCGCCTGCAGGCGGCGCTGGACAAGGTACTGAAGGATCCGGCGTTCCGCGGCCGCTTCGAACCGCTGGGCCTGGTGATCCAGGCGCCGCGCAGCCAGGCCGACGTCGACGCCTATGTGCAGGAAGACCGCCAGCGCTGGGGCGCGGTGATCGAGTCCAATCACATCAAGCTGGACTGA
- a CDS encoding AMP-binding protein gives MTDSTIHAGGERLSGAALAARGEQVAAGLAAMGVGEGDVIAVLLRNGLPYLEIIQACKRLGCYYCPINWHFTAAEVAFLIEDSGARLLIAHADLWQPLRDALPAGLPVLLAGPGAAQPGQADYDAWRDSQPPYDGPRVAPRGHMAYTSGTTGRPKGVVRAPFPLEHLARHQQQVEAVVEAAYGLRPGSRALLPAPIYHSAPSVYAQVALRVCETFVLTDRFDPIEVLRLIETHRIDTVYLVPIMYVRLLKLDAATRAAYDLSSLRFVASTGAPCAPEIKRAMIEWLGPVIHETYASSEAGMVTVIDSHEALARPGSAGRPVGGAQIRIYAEDGSPCAAGEIGRIHVRQPAYADFTYRNNPQARAEVEKDGLIGLGDLGYLDADGYLYVCDRESDLVISGGVNIYPAEIEHQLMQYPGVADCAVFGVPDDEYGERLMALVQPAAGALPEAEALTQWLTQRLARYKVPRELQLRAELPRDDNGKIAKRRLRAEFWAGRQRKV, from the coding sequence ATGACGGACAGCACCATCCATGCGGGCGGCGAGCGTCTGTCAGGCGCCGCGCTGGCGGCGCGCGGCGAGCAGGTCGCCGCCGGCCTGGCTGCGATGGGCGTGGGGGAAGGCGACGTGATCGCTGTGCTGCTGCGCAACGGCCTGCCTTACCTGGAGATCATCCAGGCCTGCAAGCGGCTGGGTTGCTACTACTGCCCGATCAACTGGCATTTCACTGCCGCCGAAGTGGCGTTCCTGATTGAAGACAGCGGCGCCCGGCTGCTGATTGCCCACGCCGACCTGTGGCAGCCGCTGCGCGATGCGCTGCCGGCCGGTCTGCCTGTGCTGCTGGCCGGCCCTGGCGCGGCGCAGCCCGGGCAGGCGGACTACGACGCCTGGCGCGACAGCCAGCCGCCCTACGATGGTCCGCGCGTGGCGCCGCGCGGCCACATGGCCTATACCTCCGGCACTACCGGCCGGCCCAAGGGGGTGGTGCGCGCGCCATTTCCGCTGGAACACCTGGCGCGCCACCAGCAACAGGTCGAAGCGGTGGTGGAAGCGGCCTACGGCCTGCGCCCGGGCTCGCGCGCCTTGCTGCCCGCGCCGATTTATCACAGCGCGCCCAGCGTGTACGCACAGGTGGCCTTGCGGGTCTGCGAGACCTTCGTGCTGACCGACAGGTTCGACCCCATCGAGGTGCTACGCCTGATCGAGACGCATCGCATCGATACGGTCTACCTGGTCCCCATCATGTACGTGCGCCTGTTGAAGCTGGATGCCGCCACGCGCGCCGCATACGACTTGTCGTCGCTGCGCTTCGTGGCCTCGACGGGCGCACCCTGCGCGCCGGAAATCAAGCGCGCCATGATCGAATGGTTGGGCCCCGTCATCCATGAAACCTATGCCTCCAGCGAGGCCGGGATGGTCACGGTCATCGATTCGCACGAAGCGCTCGCCCGCCCCGGCAGCGCCGGCCGGCCCGTCGGCGGGGCGCAGATCAGGATCTATGCCGAGGACGGGTCGCCTTGCGCGGCGGGCGAAATCGGGCGGATCCACGTGCGCCAGCCGGCCTATGCGGACTTTACCTATCGCAACAATCCCCAGGCCCGCGCCGAGGTCGAGAAGGACGGGCTCATCGGCCTGGGCGACCTGGGCTATCTGGATGCGGACGGCTATCTGTACGTATGCGACCGCGAATCGGATCTGGTGATCTCGGGCGGCGTGAACATCTATCCCGCCGAGATCGAGCATCAGTTGATGCAGTATCCGGGCGTGGCGGATTGCGCCGTGTTCGGCGTGCCCGATGACGAATACGGAGAGCGGCTGATGGCGCTGGTGCAGCCCGCGGCGGGGGCCTTGCCCGAGGCCGAGGCGCTGACGCAATGGCTGACGCAACGGCTCGCGCGCTACAAGGTGCCGCGCGAACTGCAACTGCGCGCGGAACTGCCGCGCGACGACAACGGCAAGATCGCCAAGCGCAGGCTGCGCGCCGAATTCTGGGCGGGCAGGCAGCGCAAGGTATAG